In Nostoc edaphicum CCNP1411, the sequence TCTTCGATGCTAGCTGTGTAAGGCGCTGTAAATGTTTGGGGTGCGGGACTTCCTACTTGGAGTTGAGTTTGATTGTATAATTTATACCCAATAACCCCTGTGAGGGACACTACAGCGATCGCTAAAATCACCAAGGAACGCTGTTCGTGTACCCAGTCTAAACCGACTGTATAAATACCACTCTTAGTTTTGACCGATTTTGCCTTTAACCTGAGCGCTCTTTCTTGTTTTCGGCGATCGCTTTTTTCATTGGTTTTTGATAAAAACAGGAATACATTTGTGGCCATAGTCCTGATAAGTTCCCTTCTATGGCTTTTGCTTTTGGGACTTCTCATTAACTTTCCCTTACGGCGTAGTGCTTTGTACTGTCGCCGCCAGTGAGTCAATTGCTGGGTCAATAACTGCAAAAATTGCTGCATTTTCATTATCTTTGCCTGCAATTGCCGACTTTGATAGCTCAAAAAAGGACAATCATCAGGGAAGTTTTCTCTGTGGCTGCTGCAACTATAATAGTGGTTGGGCTTTTTTGTTGCCGATTTACCACAATAGCTACCTACAGAATCAGTCCGAGAGTTTACTGAAAAATTCTAGTATATAAGACTAGTAGACTATGGCAGAAGTTTGCCTACCTTTGACAAGGTACTTAAGCCCCTTGTTAATTTGGTTAATTGAGATTAACGCGACCGAATAACGCGAGGAGCTGCATAAACTGAAAGCAGAGCCACCTCACATTCCTCCTCTGTTAACTCCGTTGGATTTAGAGCCAGATCATACACTCCTGACCACACCGCCACAAATGCATCGGTCAATTCTAACATTTGAGAAAAGCTAGTTAGTCCCCATGCTGGAGAATTCCTCTGCAAGAGCAATACTTGCCAATTTACGGGAATTCCACCTGTACCATTATATGCTCCTGATAAAGCACCAGTAATTGCACCTGTAGCCTGTGAGATTAGAGGTGTAGCATCTTGCATTTTAGTATTGCCATTGTCAGTAGCCTGCAAAACTGCAAGGCGAAAGTCTTCCAAGGTACTTAAAAAGCAGTAAAATGCCATAGCAATAGTGTTACTGAGTTTTTCTTTCTTAGCAAACTCAGCTTGCGCCCTTGACAATCCAGCCCCTTGTTGTAATAAATTCTGGACTCTTAATAAGTTTTTTGGTATTGATGTCGGTGTTTCTCCGAGAAAAGAAACCGTTTGCGGGATAAGGGTTAAGGGGTCGAGTTTTTCAGTTAGGGCAAGAGCGATCGCATATCCTACTGCTAGTGTTCCATCCCTTACTACTGGGTCATCATCCCAGATTTTTAGCACACGCAACAAGTTTTGTCGCAGCTTAATTGTATTTTCGTGAAAAAAGAGTGCTACTGGTAGTGTGGAAATAATTATTTTTATTGATATGTCATCAGTTTCTAGTAAATGAGGAGACTCTTGTTGCTGACGCCCTATCCAATCATCTAAATCTAATCTACCTAATGCTATCAAACTCTGGGTACCCACAACCGCCATTCTGCCTAAATCTAGGTAACCCTGAAACTGTATTTCACTACCAGAGGCTAAACTTTCTCCCAGGAATGCTCCGAGTAAAGTACCTTTAAACCGACTTATAGGAGAGTAACGCATAGAATTTTGGATTTTGGATTTTGGATTTTGGATTTTGGATTGAAGAATTTAACCCAAAATCGAAACTCTAAAATCGATTCATTTTTCATTCTTTACGTTTCGTCTTTTCTTAAATGATTCACTAAAGCTTGTAAGCCCAACAAGTAACTTTGGACGCCAAAACCACTTATTTGACCAATCGCGACTGGAGCGATGTAAGAATGATGGCGAAATTCTTCACGGCGGTAAATGTTACTCAGATGCACTTCTACTGTAGGCAAGTTAACAGCAGCGATCGCATCTCGCAATGCCACACTTGTATGGGTGTACGCCCCTGCATTAATCAAAATTCCTTGATATTGCCCTAACGCCTCATGAATAGTATCTACTAAAATTCCTTCATGATTTGACTGCAAAGGAAAAACTGTCGCCTGTAACTTTAATGCTTCTTCTTCTAACAGGCGGTTAATTTCACCTAGTGTCAAAGAACCATAAATTCCTGGTTCTCGCTGTCCTAGCAAATTTAAGTTTGGCCCATGCAATGCCAGAATGCTTAAGGGTTGTGACGTCGAGTTTACCACTGTGATTTTAGTGGCGACGGCGCGAGCGATCATTTACAGGAATCGGAATCAGTTCCGGTTCCGGTTCAGCCTCTGGCCCTAATAGGCTCTCAATAAGCCTACGAGCTAATTCCTTAAGCTTTTCCAGCACCTTTTCTATATAGTCCATGAACTGACCGCTCCTGAGATACTACCTCAATTTTGATTAACAGGTACGCAGAAAATGGTATATTTTCGCACCTCTGGCTTCCAATCGGGCTGATACACAATCCCGTATTTGGGAGATAAGCCACTTCTAAAATTTAGCGTTGTGTTTTCCCTTACTTTTTAGAGTATCACACTTGCAACCTACAGAACTGTATCCTATCAAGGATGGATATCAAGGGTCAAGAGTCGAATGGCACTCTTATTAAGCCCAAAGGCTTGTGTTGCCTCGTTCCTAGTCTTAAGACTGGGAATATATTCCGAGAAGGTTGCTACCTTTGGTGGAGTTTCCCTGACTGGTTCCCAGCCTTCAGGCTGAGAATCAGTCAGGGCAAGTGCTATATCTTAACTTAGTGATATTGGTCAAGAGTCGGACTTTGAATTCTTGAGTGCCAAAATTAGATTTTAGATTGCCGATAGCGCTAACGCTTTTCTACGAGACGCTAGCGATGCTAAAACCTCTTGTGAGTGAAACAAATCCAAAATCAAAAATCAAAAATCAAAAATTGCCTGACTTACAATTAGCCTTCTGTCGCCTTTTTTTTCGCAGTGGTCGTTGATGATTTAGCAGTTGACTTAGATTTGGAACTCGTTGATTTACTCGTTTTGCGAGTCGATTTCCCAGTCGATGCCTTAGCTGCTAACAAGTTCAGTGCCTCAGCCAGGGTTATATCTTCTACTGTTTGACCTTCTGGGATACTTACATTAGTTTTCCCATGCTTGATGTAAGGGCCATAAGGGCCATCGTAGATGTTAATTGTTTCCCCGTCCTCTGGATGCGTACCTAATTCGCGTAAGGCTGCCTTGGACTTGCTGTTGGTGGAACTGCGTCCCTTTTTTGGTTCGGATAACAATTCCAATGCACGTTCTAAGCTAATTGCCAATACATTATCAGCAGCTTTCAGGGAACGGTAGTCTTTCCCCTCCTTACCTTGGTCATGAACGACATAAGGGCCAAAGCGTCCCAAACTTGCTTGGATTTTGCCGCCTGTGACTGGATGAACTCCCAATGTCCGGGGTAGTGCCAATAGACCAACAGCCATTTCCAGGGTAACGGTTTC encodes:
- a CDS encoding ADP-ribosylglycohydrolase family protein, with the translated sequence MRYSPISRFKGTLLGAFLGESLASGSEIQFQGYLDLGRMAVVGTQSLIALGRLDLDDWIGRQQQESPHLLETDDISIKIIISTLPVALFFHENTIKLRQNLLRVLKIWDDDPVVRDGTLAVGYAIALALTEKLDPLTLIPQTVSFLGETPTSIPKNLLRVQNLLQQGAGLSRAQAEFAKKEKLSNTIAMAFYCFLSTLEDFRLAVLQATDNGNTKMQDATPLISQATGAITGALSGAYNGTGGIPVNWQVLLLQRNSPAWGLTSFSQMLELTDAFVAVWSGVYDLALNPTELTEEECEVALLSVYAAPRVIRSR
- the aroQ gene encoding type II 3-dehydroquinate dehydratase, with translation MIARAVATKITVVNSTSQPLSILALHGPNLNLLGQREPGIYGSLTLGEINRLLEEEALKLQATVFPLQSNHEGILVDTIHEALGQYQGILINAGAYTHTSVALRDAIAAVNLPTVEVHLSNIYRREEFRHHSYIAPVAIGQISGFGVQSYLLGLQALVNHLRKDET